A part of Diceros bicornis minor isolate mBicDic1 chromosome 32, mDicBic1.mat.cur, whole genome shotgun sequence genomic DNA contains:
- the PIEZO1 gene encoding piezo-type mechanosensitive ion channel component 1 isoform X1, whose translation MEPHVLGALLYWLLLPFALLAACLLRFNALSLVYLLFLLLLPWLPGPSRHSLRGHTGRLLRALLVFSLLFLVAHVAFQICLHTVPHLDQLLGPSCSPWETLSRHIGVTRLDLKDIPNAVRLVGPDLGIVVVSSVCLGLCRRLTRETRQSQHARELDDDEREVDTGYAAGLWGAPALAPKQRSRLAARFRITAHWLLVAAGRTLAIVLLALAGIAHPSAFSSVYFLLFLAICTWWACHFPISPLGFSALCVMVGCFGAGHLICLYCYQTPFAQALLPPTSIWARVFGLKDFVAPTNCSSPSVLVLNTSHDWPVYVSPGILLLLCYTVTSLLKLRTCQPLDQRKEVAGGDKEREVELTEMDQWPQGQARAVATKEEGVAQRMVPTPTGPDSEADNCIVHDLTSHSPVQQRPLYPRLAEPQETSPLHGLGHLIMDQSYVCALIAMMVWSITYHSWLTFVLLLWACLIWTVRSRHQLATLCSPFILLYGLVLCGLRYVWAMDLRPELPTTLGPVSLRQLGLEHTRYPCLDLGAMLLCTLTFWLLLRQFVKEKLLQRAGAPPVLTEVTVADTEPTRTRTLLRSLGRLVTGLYAKYWIYVCAGMFVVVSFAGRLVVYKIVYMFLFLLCLTLFQVYYSLWRKLLKVFWWLVVAYTMLVLIAVYTFQFQDFPTYWRNLTGFTDEQLGDLGLEQFSVSELFSSILVPGFFLLACILQLHYFHQPFMQLTDLEHARHPRPHPAHRQDAVSRTPLLEQEEEEEAPREEGQSTAGPPQATQVPEATANKWGLVAERLLDLATGFSDILTRAQVFVGRLLELHVFKLVALYTVWVALKEVSVMNLLLVVLWAFALPYPRFRPMASCLSTVWTCIIIVCKMLYQLKVVRPHEYSSNCTEPLPNSTNLQKAEIHQSLLYRGPVDPANWFGVRKGFPNLGYIQNHLQILLLLVFEAVVYRRQEYHRRQHQLAPLPAQAVCADGTRQRLDKDLLSCLKYFINFFFYKFGLEICFLMAVNVIGQRMNFMVILHGCWLVAILTRRRRGTIARLWPNYCLFLALFLLYQYMLCLGIPPALCIDYPWRWSQAIPMNSALIKWLYLPDFFRAPNSTNLISDFLLLLCASQQWQVFSAERTEEWQRMAGVNTDHLEPLRGEPNPVPNFIHCRSYLDVLKVAVFRYLFWLVLVVVFVTGATRISIFGLGYLLACFYLLLFGTALLQKDTHARLVLWDCLILYNVTVIVSKNMLSLLSCVFVEQMQSSFCWVIQLFSLACTVKGYYDPREMLSRDQDCLLPVEEAGVLWDSVCFLFLLLQRRVFLSHYFLHVRAELQATALLASRGFALYNAANLKSIDLHRKAEEKSLAQLKRQMERIRAKQEKHRQGRSHLQNPPDPGQEPGPGSPGGSSPPRRQWWRPWLDHATVIHSGDYFLFESDSEEEEEEAQPEDPRPSAQSAFQMAYQAWVTNAQTVLRRQREERAQQEQGGQLPLGGGPGQEAEPVEDPEDEVAGHSHVMQRVLSTMQFLWVLGQALVDGLTRWLHTFTRHHSAMSDVLRAERYLLAQELLRGGEVHRGLLDQLYTSEAEAAPRGSSEARDAPSTASSGLGAEEPLSSMTDTSSPLSTGYNTRSSSEELVTESRAALRGSLELPSNARTWTRTASELLLHRCLPIPELEEAERFTEGQGRVLRLLQAVYQCVAAHSELLCYFIIVLNHMVTASAASLVLPVLVFLWAMLSIPRPSKRFWMTAIIFTEVTVVTKYLFQFGFFPWNSHTVLRRHENKPYFPPRILGLEKSDSYIKCDLVQLLALFFHRSQLLCYGLWDHEEEPLPEEHDRGGGKKWAEEEPALLGPQTEAGTGPQKEPGVAAAPTEDDIQVAVRDGPPESPVDLKPHDKRRVTLRFRRRRKENAEPRGLAATEAEDGDQEEEKEAAATGREKRRSRPQERVRAAGLWLQSFCLSLAQSMYRPLRRFFHDILHTKYRAATDVYALMFLADVVDFIIIIFGFWAFGKHSAARDITSSLSDDQVPEAFLVMLLIQFSTMVVDRALYLRKTVLGKLAFQVVLVLAIHLWMFFILPAVTERMFSQNAVAQLWYFVKCIYFALSAYQIRCGYPTRILGNFLTKKYNHLNLFLFQGFRLVPFLVELRAVMDWVWTDTTLSLSNWMCVEDIYANIFIIKCSRETEKKYPQPKGQKKKKIVKYGMGGLIILFLVAIIWFPLLFMSLVRSVVGVVNQPIDVTVTLKLGGYEPLFTMSAQQPSIVPFTHHAYEALSRQFDPHPLAMQFISQYSPEDIVTAQIEGSSGALWRISPPSRAQMKRELYNGTTDITLRFTWNFQRDLAKGGNVEYTNEKHTLDLAPNSTARRQLASLLEGTSDQSVVIPNLFPKYIRAPNGPEANPVKQLQPSECGQGCCGVGAGAGPQPYKRVMASDGLLAWTQTRRLTTSVCASSCGGNVWARGPLASSSGGSLSCRTARPTATYYPWSSSVTRSARPAWASWPATGSWGSTCPLCWSSASSCAASSVRSHTPSCSRSCRAWTASSSCARTSSWCGRRGSWS comes from the exons GACGATGATGAGAGGGAAGTGGACACTGGCTACGCAGCAGGACTTTGGGGAGCCCCTGCACTGGCCCCTAAACAGCGGTCTCGGCTGGCTGCCCGGTTCCGGATCACAGCCCACTGGCTGCTGGTGGCCGCTGGGCGAACGCTGGCCATAGTGCTGCTCGCGCTGGCAG GCATCGCCCACCCCTCGGCCTTCTCCAGCGTCTACTTCCTGCTCTTCCTGGCCATCTGCACCTGGTGGGCCTGCCACTTTCCCATCAGCCCCCTAGGCTTCAGCGCACTCTGTGTCATGGTAGGCTGCTTTGGCGCCGGCCATCTCATCTGCCTCTACTGCTACCAGACGCCCTTCGCCCAGGCCCTGCTCCCACCTACCAGCATCTGGGCCAG GGTGTTCGGTCTCAAGGACTTTGTGGCTCCCACCAACTGCTCCAGTCCCAGCGTGCTGGTCCTTAACACCAGCCACGATTGGCCCGTCTACGTGAGCCCTGGCATCTTGCTGCTTCTCTGCTACACGGTGACCTCACTCCTGAAGCTCCGCACATGCCAGCCCCTCGACCAG AGGAAGGAGGTGGCCGGGGGCGACAAGGAGCGGGAGGTGGAGCTGACCGAGATGGACCAGTGGCCCCAGGGCCAGGCCAGGGCTGTGGCCACCAAGGAGGAGGGGGTTGCCCAG CGCATGGTGCCCACGCCCACGGGGCCTGACTCGGAGGCCGACAACTGCATTGTGCATGACCTGACCAGCCACAGCCCCGTCCAGCAGCGCCCCC TGTACCCCAGGCTGGCTGAACCTCAAGAGACGTCTCCGCTGCACGGCCTGGGCCACCTCATCATGGACCAGAGCTACGTGTGCGCCCTCATTGCCATGATG GTGTGGAGCATCACCTACCACAGCTGGCTGACCTTCGTGCTGCTGCTCTGGGCCTGCCTCATCTGGACAGTGCGCAGCCGCCACCAGCTGGCCACGCTCTGCTCGCCCTTCATCCTGCTCTACGGGCTGGTGCTGTGTGGCCTGCGCTACGTGTGGGCCATGGACCTGCGTCCCGAGCTGCCCACCACCCTGGGCCCCGTCAGCCTGCGCCAGCTGGGGCTGGAGCACACCCGCTACCCCTGCCTGGACCTGGGCGCCATG CTGCTGTGCACTCTGACCTTCTGGCTCCTGCTGCGGCAGTTTGTCAAGGAGAAGCTGCTGCAGAGGGCGGGAGCGCCCCCTGTGCTGACAGAGGTGACTGTGGCAGACACAG AGCCCACGCGGACGCGGACGCTGCTCCGGAGCCTGGGGAGGCTGGTCACGGGCCTCTACGCCAAGTACTGGATCTACGTGTGTGCGGGCATGTTCGTTGTGGTCAGCTTCGCCGGCCGCCTCGTTGTCTACAAGATCGTCTACATGTTCCTCTTCCTGCTCTGCCTCACCCTCTTCCAG GTCTACTACAGCCTGTGGCGGAAGCTGCTCAAGGTCTTCTGGTGGCTGGTGGTGGCCTACACCATGCTGGTGCTCATCGCTGTCTACACCTTCCAGTTCCAGGACTTCCCCACGTACTGGCGCAACCTGACAGGCTTCACTGATGAGCA GCTGGGGGACCTGGGCCTGGAGCAGTTCAGTGTGTCCGAGCTCTTCTCCAGCATCCTCGTGCCCGGCTTCTTCCTGCTCGCCTGCATCCTGCAGCTGCACTACTTCCACCAGCCCTTCATGCAGCTCACCGACCTGGAACACGCCCGCCACCCGCGCCCGCACCCGGCTCACAG GCAGGACGCGGTGAGCAGAACCCCGCTGctagagcaggaggaggaggaggaggcccccAGGGAAGAGGGGCAGAGCACGGCTGGCCCCCCCCAGGCCACACAGGTCCCGGAAG CCACAGCCAACAAGTGGGGCCTGGTGGCCGAGCGGCTGCTGGACCTGGCCACTGGTTTCTCGGACATCCTCACCCGTGCCCAGGTGTTCGTGGGGCGCCTGCTGGAGCTGCATGTCTTCAAGCTGGTGGCCCTGTACACCGTCTGGGTGGCCCTGAAAGAG GTGTCAGTGATGAACCTCCTGCTGGTGGTGCTGTGGGCCTTTGCCCTGCCATACCCCCGCTTCCGGCCCATGGCCTCCTGCCTGTCCACCGTGTGGACCTgcatcatcatcgtgtgcaagATGCTCTACCAGCTCAAGGTGGTCCGCCCGCATGAGTACTCCAGCAACTGCACTGAG ccccttcCCAACAGCACGAACCTGCAGAAGGCCGAGATCCACCAGTCCTTGCTGTACCGCGGGCCCGTCGACCCCGCCAACTGGTTTGGGGTGCGGAAGGGCTTCCCAAACCTGGGCTACATCCAG AACCACCTGCAGatcctgctgctgctggtgttCGAGGCTGTGGTGTACCGGCGCCAGGAGTACCACCGCCGGCAGCACCAGCTGGCCCCGCTGCCCGCACAGGCCGTCTGCGCCGACGGCACCCGCCAGCGGCTGGACAAGGACCTGCTCAGCTGCCTCAAGTACTTCATCAACTTCTTCTTCTACAAATTTGGGCTGGAG ATCTGCTTCCTGATGGCCGTGAACGTGATTGGGCAGCGCATGAACTTCATGGTCATCCTGCACGGCTGCTGGCTGGTGGCCATCCTCACCCGCCGGCGGCGCGGGACCATTGCCCGCCTCTGGCCCAACTACTGCCTCTTCCTGGCACTCTTCCTGCTGTACCAGTACATGCTGTGCCTGGGCATCCCTCCCGCCCTGTGCATCG ACTACCCGTGGCGCTGGAGCCAGGCCATCCCCATGAACTCTGCACTCATCAAGTGGCTGTACCTGCCCGACTTCTTCAGGGCCCCCAACTCCACCAACCTCATCA GTGACTTCCTCCTGCTGCTCTGTGCctcccagcagtggcaggtgttCTCGGCCGAGCGCACCGAGGAGTGGCAACGCATGGCCGGTGTCAACACCGACCACCTGGAGCCGCTGCGAGGGGAGCCCAACCCCGTGCCCAACTTCATTCACTGCAG GTCCTACCTCGACGTGCTAAAGGTGGCCGTCTTCCGCTACCTCTTCTGGCTGGTGCTGGTAGTGGTGTTCGTCACGGGGGCCACCCGCATCAGCATCTTCGGGCTGGGCTACCTGCTGGCCTGCTTCTACCTGCTGCTCTTCGGCACCGCCCTGCTGCAGAAGGACACACACGCCCGTCTCGTGCTGTGGGACTGCCTCATTCTCTACAACGTCACCGTCATTGTCTCCAAGAACATGCTCTCG ctcctgTCCTGCGTCTTCGTGGAGCAGATGCAGAGCAGCTTCTGCTGGGTCATCCAGCTTTTCAGCCTCGCGTGCACCGTCAAAGGCTACTATGACC ccagggagatgcTGAGCAGGGACCAGGACTGCCTGCTGCCTGTGGAGGAGGCCGGTGTCCTCTGGGACAGCGTCTGCTTCCTGTTCCTGCTGCTGCAGCGCCGCGTCTTCCTCAGCCACTACTTCCTGCACGTCAGGGCCGAGCTCCAGGCCaccgcccttctggcctccag GGGCTTTGCGCTCTACAACGCTGCCAATCTCAAGAGCATCGACCTGCACCGCAAGGCAGAGGAGAAGTCCTTAGCCCAGCTGAAGAGACA GATGGAGCGTATCCGGGCCAAGCAGGAGAAGCACAGGCAGGGCCGCAGCCACCTCCAGAACCCCCCGGACCCCGGCCAGGAGCCAG GGCCCGGCAGTCCAGGGGGCTCCTCCCCGCCACGGAGACAGTGGTGGCGGCCCTGGCTGGACCATGCCACAG TCATCCACTCCGGGGACTACTTCCTGTTCGAGTCGgacagtgaggaggaggaggaggaggcccagCCCGAGGACCCCAGGCCATCAGCACAGAGCGCCTTCCAG ATGGCGTACCAGGCGTGGGTGACCAATGCCCAGACAGTGCTGAGGCGGCAGCGGGAGGAGCGGGCGCagcaggagcagggagggcagctgCCCCTGG GAGGAGGCCCGGGCCAGGAGGCGGAGCCAGTGGAGGACCCCGAGGACGAGGTGGCAG GCCACAGCCACGTGATGCAGCGAGTGCTGAGCACCATGCAGTTCCTGTGGGTGCTGGGGCAGGCGCTGGTGGATGGGCTGACGCGCTGGCTGCACACCTTCACACGGCACCACAGCGCCATGAGTGATGTGCTGCGTGCTGAGCGCTACCTGCTCGCACAGGAgctgctcagg GGTGGCGAGGTGCACCGGGGCCTGCTGGACCAGCTGTACACAAGCGAGGCTGAGGCCGCGCCAAGAGGCTCCTCGGAGGCCCGCGATGCACCGAGCACAGCGTCAAG CGGGCTGGGGGCTGAGGAGCCGCTAAGCAGCATGACCGACACCAGCAGCCCCCTGAGCACCGGCTACAACACCCGCAGCAGCAGCGAGGAGCTGGTCACGGAGTCCAGGGCTGCCCTGCGCGGCTCCCTGGAGCTCCCCAGCAATGCTCGCACCTGGACGCGCACGGCCAGCGAACTGCTCCTCCACAG GTGCCTGCCCATCCCGGAGCTGGAGGAGGCTGAGCGGTTCACGGAGGGGCAGGGCCGGGTGCTGCGGCTGCTGCAGGCCGTGTACCAGTGTGTGGCCGCCCACTCGGAGCTGCTCTGCTACTTCATCATCGTCCTCAACCACATGGTCACCGCCTCGGCTGCCTCCCTCGTGCTGCCTGTGCTGGTCTTCCTGTGGGCCATGCTGTCCATCCCGCGGCCCAGCAAGCGCTTCTGGATGACCGCCATCATCTTCACCGAG GTCACGGTGGTCACCAAGTACTTGTTCCAGTTTGGCTTCTTCCCCTGGAACAGCCACACAGTGCTTCGGCGCCACGAGAACAAGCCCTACTTTCCGCCACGCATCCTGGGCCTGGAGAAGAGCGACAGCTACATCAAGTGCGACCTGGTGCAGCTCCTGGCCCTCTTCTTCCACCGTTCTCAGCTGCTG TGCTACGGCCTCTGGGACCACGAGGAGGAGCCGCTCCCCGAGGAGCACGACAGGGGTGGTGGGAAGAAGTGGGCTgaggaggagccagccctgctgggACCCCAGACCGAGGCGGGCACAGGGCCCCAGAAGGAGCCAGGGGTGGCCGCAGCCCCCACCGAGGACGACATCCAGGTGGCAGTGAGGGATGGTCCCCCAGAGTCCCCAGTGGACCTCAAGCCCCACGACAAGAGGCGCGTCACTCTGCGCtttaggaggagaaggaaggagaacgCAGAACCCAGAGGCCTGGCAGCCACTG AAGCTGAGGATGGGgaccaggaggaggagaaggaagcagcagccacagggagagagaagaggcgGAGCCGTCCCCAGGAAAGAGTGAGGGCAGCTGGGCTCTGGCTGCAGAGCTTCTGTCTGTCCCT AGCCCAGAGCATGTACCGGCCCCTGCGGCGTTTCTTCCATGACATTTTGCACACCAAGTACCGCGCGGCCACCGACGTCTACGCTCTCATGTTCCTGGCTGATGTCGTtgacttcatcatcatcatctttggcTTCTGGGCCTTTGGG AAGCACTCGGCAGCCAGGGACATCACATCGTCCCTGTCGGATGACCAGGTGCCTGAGGCCTTCCTGGTCATGCTCCTGATCCAGTTCAGCACCATGGTGGTTGACCGTGCCCTCTACCTGCGCAAGACAGTGCTGGGCAAGCTGGCCTTCCAGGTAGTCCTGGTGCTGGCCATCCACCTCTGGATGTTCTTCATCCTGCCCGCCGTCACTGAGAG GATGTTCAGCCAGAACGCGGTGGCCCAACTCTGGTACTTCGTGAAGTGCATCTACTTCGCCCTGTCCGCCTACCAGATACGCTGCGGCTATCCCACCCGCATCCTCGGCAACTTCCTCACCAAGAAGTACAACCACCTCAACCTCTTCCTTTTCCAGGG GTTCCGGCTGGTGCCGTTCCTGGTGGAGCTGCGGGCCGTGATGGACTGGGTGTGGACGGACACCACACTGTCCCTGTCCAATTGGATGTGCGTGGAGGACATCTACGCCAACATCTTCATCATCAAGTGCAGCCGAGAGACAGAGAAG AAATATCCCCAGCCCAAGGggcagaagaagaagaagattgtcAAGTATGGCATGGGTGGCCTCATCATCCTGTTCCTTGTGGCTATCATCTGGTTCCCACTGCTCTTCATGTCGCTGGTGCGCTCTGTGGTCGGTGTTGTCAACCAGCCCATTGACGTCACTGTCACCCTCAAGCTGGGCGGGTATGAG CCCCTGTTCACCATGAGCGCCCAGCAGCCGTCCATCGTGCCCTTCACACACCACGCCTACGAGGCGCTGTCCAGGCAGTTTGACCCCCACCCG CTGGCCATGCAGTTCATCAGCCAGTACAGCCCTGAGGACATCGTCACAGCGCAGATCGAGGGCAGCTCTGGGGCACTGTGGCGCATCAGCCCGCCAAGCCGGGCCCAGATGAAGCGGGAGCTGTACAACGGCACCACCGACATCACCCTGCGCTTCACCTGGAATTTCCAGAG GGACCTGGCCAAGGGCGGCAATGTGGAATACACCAATGAAAAGCACACCCTGGACCTGGCCCCCAATAGCACTGCGCGGCGGCAGCTGGCCAGCCTGCTCGAGGGCACCTCGGACCAGTCAGT GGTCATCCCCAACCTCTTCCCCAAGTACATCCGTGCCCCCAACGGACCTGAAGCCAACCCTGTGAAGCAGCTACAGCCCAGTGAGTGTGGGcaggggtgctgtggggtgggggctggggctgggcctcAGCCCTACAAGAGGGTGATGGCCTCTGACGGTCTCCTGGCTTGGACCCAGACGAGGAGGCTGACTACCTCGGTGTGCGCATCCAGCTGCGGAGGGAACGTGTGGGCTCGGGGGCCGCTGGCTTCCTCGAGTGGTGGGTCATTGAGCTGCAGGACTGCAAGGCCGACTGCAACCTACTACCCATGGTCATCTTCAGTGACAAGGTCAGCCCGCCCAGCCTGGGCTTCCTGGCCGGCTACGG GATCATGGGGCTCTACGTGTCCATTGTGCTGGTCATCGGCAAGTTCGTGCGCGGCTTCTTCAGTGAGATCTCACACTCCATCATGTTCGAGGAGCTGCCGTGCGTGGACCGCATCCTCAAGCTGTGCCAGGACATCTTCCTGGTGCGGGAGACGCGGGAGCTGGAGCTAG